A window of the Candidatus Paraluminiphilus aquimaris genome harbors these coding sequences:
- a CDS encoding dienelactone hydrolase family protein yields the protein MTKRATQLSAYQKASFSAQTREGRSLSHDVYSRGLGAPIVLIQELPGIGQETLSLADKLVDAGHEVVMPHLFGPLGKISIGGNLARVMCMRKEFRLMATDASSPVADWLRLLCRQVRDTRGVDGVGVIGMCLTGNFAITLIGDDSVLAAVASQPAMPFFKQGALHMSPQEIASSRDALEAKGPMRVLRFEDDPLSTVEKSECIHRTFNDDAHERVKEIVLPGKGHSVLTLDFVDEAGHPTYEALQRVLNYFGEKLRAPLRQS from the coding sequence ATGACGAAACGTGCAACACAATTATCGGCCTACCAAAAAGCATCCTTTTCTGCCCAAACGAGAGAAGGACGATCCCTTTCTCACGATGTGTATTCCCGAGGTTTGGGTGCCCCTATAGTATTGATTCAAGAACTCCCGGGAATTGGTCAAGAGACGCTAAGTCTAGCCGATAAACTCGTCGACGCAGGTCACGAAGTTGTTATGCCGCACCTATTTGGACCGCTTGGGAAAATCTCAATTGGAGGCAATCTCGCGCGGGTGATGTGTATGCGCAAAGAGTTCCGACTCATGGCGACTGACGCCTCGAGCCCGGTTGCTGACTGGCTGCGTTTACTGTGTCGTCAAGTCCGCGATACCCGAGGTGTAGATGGTGTGGGTGTCATTGGTATGTGCCTTACCGGGAACTTCGCTATCACTTTGATCGGGGATGACAGTGTATTGGCAGCTGTTGCCTCCCAACCCGCAATGCCCTTCTTTAAGCAAGGTGCACTCCATATGTCGCCCCAAGAGATTGCGAGCAGTAGAGACGCGTTGGAGGCGAAAGGTCCAATGCGTGTCCTTCGGTTTGAAGATGATCCACTTTCAACCGTCGAGAAATCCGAATGCATTCACCGGACTTTTAATGACGACGCCCATGAGCGTGTGAAGGAGATCGTCTTACCCGGAAAAGGCCACTCTGTCCTCACACTTGATTTCGTAGATGAAGCGGGCCATCCCACCTATGAAGCGTTGCAAAGAGTGCTCAATTATTTCGGCGAGAAGTTAAGAGCGCCCCTACGTCAATCCTGA
- a CDS encoding immunoglobulin-like domain-containing protein — protein MPSLLITSALLDATLGVGVYLQATTVEADKLAGISTQNVLLQTSGAPLVLTSDEYRSNPNWDLSDANAATGRFSAISISGIEAVSVNGDRAFSLYDISVPVDSDDPIKTLQISPAGNDPFFDANGQVLAVSDATFPLLVEPGLTVYVTDTSTLGSSYNNAVMLSDVSFSVEGNSAANVLVANDAGSTLSGLAGDDDLRGGTGDDVIYPGTGNDVIDGGAGNDTVVFVGPQSAYSVSYLADVTQITELATGEKNNIVNAEVFEFDDGPLNSLFGSFSDADASPDSVVEGAAVDTPVGITAVISTADEGTVYSLVTTAAGSEEVVAGPFKIEPQTGVISVADGSLIDFELNQTEVVFVRATLSSGEFQVRRFDISVIGVDEPAQGLVSIIDLPREGGIARSSVTLSDPDGAIVDQRYQWQTADADNLDDWTDLFGATSATLNVPEQQSYVGKLLRLEVTVTDEFGGVTSLVSSISREILNTNDSPVGSVTIEGVAQEDQSLTASDNLSDEDGLGEFTYQWLADGVELSGATDTTYTLGPLDIGRSLSVAISYTDGYGAIERVESAATLPVANINDAPVGDVLISGDPIEDETLSVTSTLSDEDGVGSFSYEWYAGNQVIPDATGPSLMLDQPQVGSAISVIVRYTDGFGTDESVSSDQTELVTNVNDPPEGEITISGVVEEGQTLTALDSLTDDDGLGEFNYQWRADDVDIEGATSNQLVLSAELIGRTLSVVIAYVDAYGASEQAVSEATEAVVNVNDPPTGSVDVIGLAEQGQVLTVENTLADEDGLGELIYQWLADGQVIEGAVGATLQLDQALVGKRISVTISYTDSYGFEESVTSEPTAAGVANINDAPTGTVSVVGVAQEDSSLSVQVQLADEDGLGEFQYQWLADGTPIFNAINAGFSPTQGEVGKAITVTVSYTDGFGENESVTSLPTALVINVNDEPTGTVVIAGLAREDESLSVSNTLADEDGLGAISYQWLADAVPITGAAGTLLVLEQAQVGREITVSASYTDGFGKVEQVVSLATKAVENVNDAPLGGVSVSGLLREDETLTVSTDNLTDDDGLGEFTYQWLAGGTPILNATSTSLTLTQNQVGDRIVARVRYVDGYGVAEQVDSSVSDIVENVNDQPTGTVSLEGTAFVGDTLTAANNLADEDGLGEVIYTWYADAEDVVFEGVDSFQLTKETFGRQISVAASYFDVYGTLERVESELSVPVGDDTPPVLTLVGESELEIQLGTEFIDPGATAVDDVAGDITADITVQGAVNSQEANAYSLTYTVKDQSDNSSSVTRLVIVVQTDRDGDGVADDEDAFPDDPTETLDSDGDGVGDNADAFPFDPEETADFDGDATGDNQDLDDDNDGYIDPTSPKPPLLNAGTRSICGTEADGLWCDSIGDALHKSFLNIDQWRFEELAVAKNSFCVLTDGQLLCGTPGSNVMTSPLPSYPGRKNLTGYSDHFCAMQEGDALCWGNTDVSRITGVLRVAAGDNFTCALMEAGEQVSCVSTTGESLSTHYTDNPVDIKAGDNLVCVKGRYGGDEAINCWAPSGWDSPRRTYFNGINSFDVGSEVCVSHEQGTTCLSYDRESGSSGPTTDFDFIADDVAVGEGFACAAVENNLECWGPEANQFNLQDQRVESVKLPPIDQFPFDASEWFDNDADGIGDNADTDDDNDGYLDEEDVFPLDASEWLDTDEDGVGDNADAFPTNPLETKDSDEDGVGDNEDAFPLDADEVSDSDQDGIGDNADTDDDNDGIEDLFDKFPFNSAEWLDTDDDGIGNFADTDNETGFCNSGFCVTSPMANAHYYLIDEVSREAPMEFVWPELSLEGLSYQRGFVWEFETSTGELITYNDQSLVDPNVIPGLMTRSGGRIRYRVSDDAEGLGGRNVTHIIRPGDYFETSPQLIFQESNVRLSADLTVEDLTFADTAVIMNRQFVGGECDPYDFAGLDPLLYVGSNLMAFFSLESYLPVGEHPLTSRRDNKFDFCASTPAGVYNYDFYVLDGLGGKILHSLTVYVLEERLPESKIIWSPPSTNDVDGDGVLNEEDLYPLNSLEQRDSDGDGIGDNADEDDDNDGFSDSEELAEGSDPLDATSIPSPIPGGLSLPLIHAALQSRLNP, from the coding sequence ATGCCATCTTTGCTAATAACTTCGGCGTTACTCGACGCCACCTTGGGTGTGGGTGTTTATCTGCAGGCGACTACCGTTGAGGCAGACAAGCTGGCCGGGATTTCGACGCAAAACGTGCTTTTACAAACCAGCGGTGCGCCGCTTGTCCTGACCAGCGATGAGTATCGCTCAAACCCAAACTGGGATTTGTCGGACGCGAACGCAGCTACCGGCAGATTTTCAGCGATTTCCATATCCGGAATTGAGGCAGTTTCCGTTAACGGCGATCGGGCATTCTCGCTCTATGACATCAGTGTGCCAGTAGACAGTGATGACCCCATTAAAACTCTGCAGATTTCTCCTGCAGGTAATGATCCATTCTTCGATGCCAATGGGCAGGTACTGGCGGTAAGTGATGCGACTTTCCCGTTACTCGTTGAACCGGGTTTGACCGTGTATGTGACCGACACCTCGACCTTAGGAAGCAGCTACAACAATGCAGTCATGTTGTCGGATGTGTCTTTTTCCGTCGAGGGCAATAGTGCAGCCAACGTACTGGTCGCAAATGACGCGGGTTCTACTCTATCGGGCTTGGCAGGTGACGACGATCTAAGAGGAGGCACCGGCGATGATGTCATCTATCCAGGCACTGGAAATGATGTTATCGATGGAGGCGCCGGCAACGATACGGTGGTGTTTGTGGGTCCACAGTCGGCCTACAGTGTTAGCTACCTCGCAGATGTCACTCAGATTACTGAACTGGCAACGGGCGAGAAAAATAACATTGTTAATGCCGAAGTCTTTGAGTTTGATGATGGGCCTCTAAACTCTTTGTTCGGGAGTTTCAGTGATGCGGACGCCAGTCCAGATAGTGTCGTTGAGGGCGCGGCAGTCGATACTCCTGTAGGCATTACCGCTGTCATTTCGACTGCTGATGAAGGGACCGTATATTCCTTGGTAACGACCGCTGCCGGCTCGGAGGAGGTTGTGGCTGGACCGTTTAAGATTGAGCCCCAGACTGGCGTAATCAGCGTGGCGGATGGCTCGCTAATTGATTTTGAGCTCAATCAAACAGAAGTGGTCTTTGTTCGCGCGACACTCTCCTCGGGTGAGTTTCAGGTAAGACGATTCGATATTTCGGTCATCGGGGTAGATGAGCCCGCGCAAGGGCTGGTTTCAATCATTGATTTACCAAGGGAGGGCGGTATTGCACGCTCTTCCGTCACTCTCAGTGACCCCGATGGCGCGATTGTTGATCAGCGTTATCAATGGCAAACAGCCGATGCCGATAATCTTGATGACTGGACAGACCTTTTCGGTGCGACGTCGGCAACCCTTAACGTTCCCGAGCAGCAAAGTTATGTTGGGAAACTGCTTCGACTTGAGGTGACTGTTACTGATGAGTTTGGTGGCGTAACCTCGCTGGTCAGCTCAATAAGCAGAGAAATTCTCAATACTAACGATAGTCCTGTGGGGAGCGTCACGATTGAGGGGGTCGCACAGGAGGATCAATCACTCACGGCTAGCGATAATCTCAGTGATGAAGATGGACTTGGTGAGTTCACTTATCAATGGTTGGCTGACGGGGTTGAGCTTTCGGGTGCTACGGACACCACCTATACCCTTGGACCACTCGACATTGGCCGTTCGCTCTCGGTAGCGATTAGCTATACGGACGGGTATGGCGCGATCGAGCGAGTTGAGAGTGCGGCGACGCTCCCGGTTGCGAATATCAACGATGCGCCAGTCGGGGATGTCCTCATATCCGGTGACCCGATTGAAGATGAAACACTTTCGGTTACTTCTACCCTATCCGATGAAGATGGAGTTGGGTCCTTCAGTTATGAGTGGTACGCCGGCAATCAGGTGATACCTGATGCCACTGGGCCTAGTTTGATGCTAGATCAGCCACAGGTCGGATCCGCTATCTCGGTCATTGTGAGGTACACCGATGGGTTTGGGACAGACGAGAGCGTTAGTAGTGATCAAACTGAATTGGTTACAAACGTCAATGACCCGCCAGAGGGCGAGATCACCATTTCGGGCGTGGTGGAGGAAGGGCAGACGCTGACGGCACTCGATTCGCTCACCGATGATGATGGCTTAGGCGAGTTTAACTATCAGTGGCGTGCTGACGATGTCGATATCGAGGGTGCAACCAGCAATCAATTGGTGTTATCTGCCGAGCTGATCGGAAGAACCCTATCCGTCGTCATCGCCTATGTAGACGCTTATGGCGCCAGTGAGCAGGCGGTCAGCGAAGCAACTGAAGCGGTTGTGAATGTCAACGACCCGCCGACGGGATCAGTGGACGTAATTGGTCTGGCTGAGCAAGGGCAGGTACTTACGGTCGAAAACACACTAGCTGATGAGGATGGATTGGGCGAGCTGATTTACCAATGGTTGGCCGATGGTCAAGTCATCGAGGGAGCCGTTGGTGCTACGCTGCAGCTGGATCAGGCGTTGGTAGGTAAACGGATTTCAGTAACCATAAGCTACACGGACAGTTATGGTTTTGAGGAGTCAGTCACCAGTGAACCAACAGCGGCCGGCGTGGCGAATATCAACGATGCGCCAACCGGCACGGTCAGTGTTGTAGGTGTTGCTCAGGAAGATTCGTCCTTATCGGTTCAAGTTCAGCTTGCGGATGAGGATGGTCTGGGCGAATTTCAATACCAATGGTTAGCTGATGGCACGCCGATCTTTAATGCCATTAATGCAGGATTCTCACCCACCCAAGGCGAAGTCGGTAAGGCCATAACGGTGACCGTGTCATACACCGATGGCTTTGGCGAAAATGAGAGTGTGACGAGTTTGCCAACGGCGCTTGTCATTAACGTTAACGACGAGCCGACTGGGACAGTTGTTATCGCAGGGCTGGCCCGCGAGGACGAGTCGTTGTCGGTATCAAATACGCTCGCCGACGAAGATGGACTTGGGGCAATTAGTTATCAATGGCTGGCGGACGCAGTGCCAATTACAGGCGCAGCAGGAACATTGCTCGTGCTCGAACAAGCGCAGGTTGGACGTGAAATCACGGTCTCCGCGAGTTATACCGACGGGTTTGGTAAAGTCGAGCAAGTAGTCAGCTTGGCTACGAAGGCTGTTGAGAATGTTAACGACGCCCCCCTAGGTGGTGTGTCTGTTTCAGGTCTCTTGAGAGAGGACGAGACGCTGACAGTGTCCACCGATAATCTGACCGATGATGATGGCTTGGGGGAATTTACTTATCAATGGCTTGCCGGCGGCACACCGATTCTAAATGCCACGTCTACGAGCCTGACCCTAACGCAAAATCAGGTAGGTGATCGCATAGTAGCCAGAGTCCGCTACGTCGATGGTTACGGTGTAGCCGAGCAAGTCGACAGCAGCGTTAGTGACATCGTGGAGAACGTTAACGACCAACCCACCGGCACAGTATCCCTTGAAGGCACCGCTTTTGTCGGTGACACCCTAACGGCAGCCAATAATCTTGCCGATGAGGACGGCTTGGGGGAAGTGATTTACACCTGGTACGCAGATGCCGAGGACGTCGTCTTTGAAGGGGTCGATTCCTTTCAGTTGACCAAAGAAACCTTCGGTCGTCAGATTTCGGTTGCCGCCTCGTATTTTGATGTGTACGGCACACTGGAGCGAGTCGAGAGTGAGTTATCAGTGCCTGTTGGCGACGATACGCCGCCCGTATTGACGCTTGTTGGAGAGAGTGAGCTTGAGATCCAGCTAGGTACAGAGTTCATTGATCCCGGTGCGACTGCAGTGGATGATGTGGCGGGCGATATAACCGCTGACATTACTGTTCAGGGCGCGGTAAACAGTCAGGAGGCTAATGCTTATTCATTGACCTACACCGTAAAAGATCAGTCAGATAACAGCTCGTCGGTTACCCGCCTGGTGATAGTCGTTCAGACTGATCGCGATGGTGATGGTGTCGCGGACGATGAAGACGCGTTTCCGGATGACCCGACAGAGACCCTAGACTCTGATGGAGACGGTGTCGGTGATAACGCTGACGCATTCCCCTTTGATCCTGAGGAAACCGCTGACTTCGATGGTGATGCAACAGGTGATAATCAGGATCTAGATGATGATAACGATGGTTACATAGACCCCACCTCGCCAAAACCACCACTTCTAAATGCGGGGACACGAAGTATTTGTGGCACTGAAGCAGATGGTCTGTGGTGCGATTCCATAGGCGACGCTTTACACAAGAGTTTTCTCAATATTGATCAATGGAGATTTGAGGAATTAGCCGTTGCGAAAAATAGTTTTTGCGTGCTCACGGACGGGCAATTGTTGTGCGGCACTCCGGGTAGTAACGTCATGACCTCACCTTTGCCTTCTTATCCTGGCAGAAAGAATTTGACTGGTTATTCAGATCATTTTTGCGCCATGCAAGAAGGGGATGCGCTTTGCTGGGGTAATACGGACGTTTCAAGAATCACGGGTGTTCTCCGAGTGGCGGCGGGTGATAACTTTACCTGCGCCTTGATGGAGGCAGGCGAGCAGGTTTCTTGTGTGAGTACAACGGGGGAGTCGTTATCGACGCATTACACCGATAATCCGGTAGACATCAAAGCCGGTGATAACTTGGTCTGTGTAAAAGGCCGCTATGGGGGCGATGAGGCGATTAACTGTTGGGCACCTTCTGGCTGGGACTCGCCGAGACGCACTTATTTCAATGGAATCAATTCATTCGACGTGGGCTCTGAGGTCTGTGTGTCTCACGAGCAGGGTACGACATGCTTAAGTTATGACAGGGAATCAGGCTCAAGTGGACCAACAACAGACTTCGATTTTATTGCAGATGACGTCGCAGTGGGCGAGGGCTTTGCTTGCGCAGCGGTTGAAAATAATCTCGAGTGTTGGGGGCCGGAGGCCAATCAGTTTAATTTGCAAGACCAACGTGTAGAGTCCGTCAAATTACCACCCATTGATCAGTTCCCGTTTGATGCAAGCGAGTGGTTTGATAACGACGCCGACGGTATTGGGGACAATGCCGATACTGACGACGACAACGATGGCTACCTAGATGAAGAGGACGTTTTTCCTCTAGATGCAAGCGAGTGGTTGGATACGGACGAGGACGGGGTGGGCGATAACGCCGATGCGTTTCCCACCAACCCGCTAGAGACAAAAGACTCGGATGAGGACGGGGTTGGCGATAACGAGGATGCTTTCCCGCTGGATGCTGACGAGGTCAGCGATAGTGACCAAGATGGCATTGGGGACAATGCTGATACTGACGACGACAATGACGGCATTGAAGATCTTTTTGATAAGTTCCCATTCAATAGCGCAGAGTGGCTAGACACTGACGATGATGGGATTGGGAACTTTGCAGATACCGATAATGAGACCGGATTTTGCAATTCCGGGTTTTGCGTTACCTCACCCATGGCTAACGCCCATTATTATTTAATCGACGAGGTTTCCCGAGAAGCCCCCATGGAGTTTGTTTGGCCGGAATTGAGCCTCGAGGGACTCAGTTATCAAAGAGGTTTTGTCTGGGAATTTGAGACAAGCACAGGTGAGTTGATTACTTACAATGATCAGAGCTTGGTGGATCCAAATGTAATACCGGGGCTTATGACGCGGTCAGGAGGGCGAATACGCTACCGAGTTTCTGATGACGCTGAGGGATTGGGCGGCCGAAACGTGACGCATATTATCCGGCCAGGCGATTATTTTGAGACGTCGCCTCAGCTAATTTTTCAGGAGTCGAATGTTCGTCTATCGGCGGATCTGACGGTCGAGGACCTTACATTTGCTGATACTGCGGTAATAATGAATCGCCAGTTCGTTGGGGGTGAGTGCGATCCTTATGACTTTGCAGGACTAGATCCACTCCTCTATGTCGGTTCAAACCTGATGGCATTTTTTAGTTTGGAGTCTTATCTACCTGTTGGTGAGCACCCTCTGACAAGTCGCAGAGACAACAAGTTCGACTTTTGTGCGTCTACGCCAGCCGGCGTCTATAACTACGACTTTTACGTTCTTGATGGTTTGGGCGGTAAGATTTTGCATTCACTAACCGTTTATGTTCTTGAGGAGCGACTGCCAGAAAGCAAGATTATTTGGAGCCCACCTTCTACGAACGATGTTGACGGTGATGGTGTGCTCAACGAGGAAGATCTCTACCCTTTAAACTCGCTTGAGCAACGCGACTCTGACGGCGATGGCATCGGCGATAATGCAGACGAGGACGATGATAATGATGGCTTTTCCGATTCTGAGGAGCTTGCAGAGGGTTCGGATCCACTCGACGCTACCAGCATCCCGTCTCCCATACCAGGTGGCCTGAGTTTGCCGCTCATTCATGCTGCATTACAGTCGCGTTTGAATCCCTGA